The proteins below come from a single Oxyura jamaicensis isolate SHBP4307 breed ruddy duck chromosome 1, BPBGC_Ojam_1.0, whole genome shotgun sequence genomic window:
- the CSTA gene encoding cystatin-A: MMPGGLSETKPATAETQHIVDQVKPQFESRENRTYGIFGAIEYRTQVVAGINYFIKVCMFYKGDYFVVKQYR; this comes from the exons ATGATGCCTGGGGGCTTATCTGAAACTAAGCCTGCTACTGCAGAAACCCAGCATATTGTTGACCAG GTGAAGCCACAATTTGAAAGCAGGGAAAACAGAACATATGGCATCTTTGGAGCCATAGAATATAGGACTCAGGTGGTTGCTGGAATAAACTACTTCATTAAGGTTTGTATGTTTTATAAGGGGGATTACTTTGTAGTCAAACAATACAGGTGA
- the CCDC58 gene encoding coiled-coil domain-containing protein 58, translated as MAAPSRAASCEDFAEFQELLRVMRTIDDRIVHELNTTIPTASFVGKIDASQTCKELYQSLMEAHTSRERIIKNCIAQTSSVVKTLREEREKAQDDVALLKQLRKEQTKLKLMQSELNVEEVVNDRSWKVFNERCRIHYKPPKSQ; from the exons ATGGCGGCGCCCAGCAGAGCGGCGAGCTGCGAGGACTTCGCCGAGTTCCAG gAGTTGCTCAGGGTGATGAGGACGATTGATGACCGAATTGTCCACGAGTTAAACACTACAATCCCAACAGCTTCCTTCGTAGGGAAAATCGATGCTAGCCAGACATGTAAAGAGCTCTACCAGTCT CTGATGGAAGCTCACACCAGCAGAGAGAGAATCATCAAAAACTGCATCGCTCAGACTTCCAGTGTAGTGAAAACTCTcagagaagagagggaaaaggcaCAAGATGATGTAGCATTATTAAAGCAACTCAGGAAAGAGCAGACAAAG ttgaAATTGATGCAGTCGGAGCTGAATGTTGAAGAAGTGGTAAATGACAGAAGTTGGAAG GTATTTAATGAACGTTGCCGAATTCATTACAAGCCTCCGAAGAGTCAATGA